CTCCGACCGGGCCGTCGACCTGGCCGACCTGGAACGCCTTGCGGCGGCACTCCTGCCCGCCGAGGTCCGCGACTTCATCGCAGGCGGCAGCGGCACCGAACGAACCCTGGCGGCGAATCGCACGGCGCTGGACGCGACCTACGTCGTTCCCCGGATGCTCGCGGGCGTCGAGGCGGCGGCCACCAGAACGTCGCTCGTGGACACCGTGGCGGCGCTGCCGCTCGCGGTGGCACCCATGGCCTACCAGCGCCTGGTCCACCCGGACGGGGAACTCGCCGCCGCGCGCGCGGCGGCAGCGGCCGGGGTGCCGTTCACGGTCAGCACCCTGAGCAGTCGGACGGTCGAGGACATCGCGGGCACCGACGCCGCGCTGTGGTTCCAGCTGTACTGGCTCCGAGACCGAGGCGTCGTCACGGAGCTGGTGGCGCGGGCGGAGGCCGCAGGCTGTTCGGCGCTCGTCGTGACCGTCGACGTCCCGGTGATGGGCAGGCGGCTGCGCGACGTGCGCAACGGCTTCGCGCTGCCGTCGTCGGTGCAGGCGGCCCACCTTGCCCCTGGCCCGAGCGGGGCACACGACCGGCGAGCAGGCGGCTCTGCGGTCGCCGATCACACGGGGACGGCCTTCGACCCGACGCTCGGCTGGCATGACCTGGAGTGGCTGCGGGCACGCACTCGGCTTCCGTTGGTGGTCAAGGGAGTGCTCGATCCGAGGGATGCCGTGCGGTGCGTCGACCTGGGCGCGGCTGCGGTCGTGGTGTCCAACCACGGTGGACGGCAGCTTGACGGTGCGCTGCCCACTGCGCTGGCGCTGCCTCGTGTCGTCGAGGCGGTGGGTGCGACGGCCGAAGTGTTGGTGGACGGCGGCATTCGCAGCGGTGTCGACGTCCTGCGGGTGTTGGCGCTCGGTGCGAGCGGTGCGTTGATCGGCAGGCCGATCCTGTGGGGGCTGGCTGTCGACGGCGAGCACGGGGTGGCTCGAGTCCTGCGTCTGCTGGGTGTCGAGCTGGAGCAGGCGTTGCTGCTTGCGGGATGTGTCGACGTCGCCGCCGCGCGTGATCTCACGACGCACCTCGATTCCTGTCTGCCCTGACGGCCGCACGGACCGTGAACGGCGCTACCGCACCGCGATTCGGAGGCTTCATGACCGAGATGGTGGATTTCCGCTTGTTGGGGCCCTTGGAGGTTCTGGTGCGGGGAGACCAGGTCCCGATCGGAGGTCCGAGGCAGCGGGTGGTGTTGACGATGCTGCTGCTGAATGCGGGTCGGGTGGTGTCGGTGGACAGCCTGGTCGAGACGGTGTGGGGCACGCGGCCGCCGTCGAGCAGTCGGACGCAGGTGGCGATCTGTGTGTCCGCGCTGCGGAAGACGTTCCGGGAGCGCGGGGTCGAGCGGAAGCTGATCGAGACTGCGGCGCCGGGGTATGTGCTGCGGCCGGAGGGGCACCGGATGGACACGCTGGTGTTCGAGGAGTTGGTGGCCGAGGCGCGGGCGCGGCGGGGGCGGCTGGCCGAGGCGGTCCGCTGCTACGACGCGGCGTTGGCGTTGCGGCGTGGACCGGTGCTGTCCAACGTCACCGGGGCGGTGCCGGAGCATGCGGCCACGCAGTGGGAGGAGAGTCTGCTCGCCGCATATGAGGAGCAGGTGGAGCTGCGGCTGCAGCTGGGTGAGCATCGTCTGCTGGTCGCGGGGCTGGTGGACGCGGTGGACCGGCATCCGTTGCGGGACCGGCTGCACGGGTTGTTGATGACGGCGCAGTATCAGTCCGGGCAGCGGGTCGCGGCGTTGGAGACGTTCGTTCGGTGGCGTCGGCGGTCGATCGAGGAGTTGGGGCTGGAGCCGAGCGTGGAGCTGCGGCGGCTGCACGAGCGGATTCTGCTGGACGAGGGGGGGCCGGTGGTGGATCGGCCGCCTGCGCAGCTTCCTGCCGCGACGCAGGCGTTCACCGGTCGGGCGGAGTCGTTGGCGGCGTTGGACGGGTTGGCTGCGCGGGGCGGGCGGGGTGGGGCGCCGCCGCTGGGGTTGTTGGTCGGCGGGGTCGGGGTGGGCAAGACCGCGCTGGCGGTGTGGTGGGGTGCTCGCAATGCCGATCTGTTTCCCGACGGTCAGTTGTTCGTGGATCTGAGTGGGCATGATCCGCGTCGTGCTCCGGTGGATCCGCACACGGCGTTGACGTATCTGCTGCATGCGTTGGGGGTGCCGCCGGAGCGGGTGCCCAGTCCTGCGGAGCGGCCTGCGTTGTTTCGTACGTTGGTGGCGGATCGGCGGATGCTGCTGGTGCTCGACGATGCCCGTGACGCCGCGCAGGTGTGGCCGTTGGTGCCGAACAGTCCGACGTGTCAGGTGTTGGTGACCTCGCGGAGCACGTTGCGTGAGCTGGTGGCGCGGTGTGGGACCGTGCCGTTGCGGCTCGGTGGTCTGCGCCAGGACGAGGCGGTGCAGCTGGTGCGTGGGATCGTCGGGGCTGCGAGGGTGGGGCGTGATCCGGAGGCGGTGTCTCAGCTCGTCGAGTTGTGCGGGCGCCTGCCGGGGGCGTTGTCGGCGGCGGCCGCACGGTTGGCGGGCAAGCCGCATTGGGATGTGCCGAGGATGGTGCGGGAGCTGCGTCGTCCTGCCGGGCGGTTGACCGGGTTCGGTGGTGGGGGGCAGCGGCTGCATGACGGGTTGGCGAGCAGTGCGCGTCGACTGGACCCGGTGGCGGCGCATCTGTATCAGGCGTTGGGTGGTCTGCCTGCTCCGGAGTTGACGAGTTGGACGGCGGAGGCGTTGTTGGGCTGTTCGGCGCCGGATGCCGATGACGTCTTGGAGCGGTTGGTGGACGCGCATCTGTTGGAACCGGCTGTCTCCGGTGCCGATGGCGAGGCTCGGTATCGGCTGCCGAGTCTGCCGCACGCCTATGCGGCGGAGTTGGCGACCGCTCCCCCGCCTGCGCAGGCGGGTGGGTCGGTGAGCGGACGGGAGGCGTCGTCCGGGCTTCGGCGTCCGGCGACCGCCGACGTGACGTGATGCGTCGGTTGCGGTCGTGGGCGCGGTGGGGTCGGCCTGCGCGTGTGATGCTCGCGTCGGGCGCGGTGATCGGGCGCCCTTCTCGATCCTCCGGCGGCGGTTCGGTCTCTGGTCGGGGCCGTGGGGTCCGGCCGGGGGTGCTGGGCTGTCGGCCGGTTGTCACCAGGAGTGTGCTGGACGGTGCATTCCCAGAACTGATGAGGAGCCCCGTGACCACAGTCGGAACCTGCCCTTATCCCTTCGGCGATCCGGTGCGCCTTGACGTGCACCCGAGTTATGCGCGGTCGCGTGCCGAGCAGCCCGCGATGCGGGTGCGGCTGCCCTACGGTGACGAGTGCTGGCTGGTCACTCGGTATTCCGATGTCAAGACCGTGTTGTCGGACTCGCGGTTCAGTCGGGCTCGTGCGGCCGGTCGGGAGGACACGCCTCGGGTGACGCCGGAGGCCGCGCCTGCGGGTTCGATCCTGAGTATGGACCCGCCGGAGCACAGCAGGCTGCGTCGGATGATCGCGCGGGGTTTCACCGCGCGGCGGGTTCGTGAGTTCCGGCCGCGTACTCAGGAGATCGTCGACGGCCTGTTGGACGAGATCGAGCGGGTCGGTCCGCCTGCGGATCTGGTGGAGAGGCTGGCGTTGCCGCTGCCGGTGTCGGTGATCTCGCAGATGCTCGGGGTGCCGCCTGCGGAGCATCACCGGTTTCGGGACTTCTCGGCGATGGTGTTGTCCACGACGGCGTTCACCAGGGAGGAGGTCGTGGCGGCGCGGGCGGGGTTGGAGGAGTATCTGGGTGAGCTGGCCGAGCAGCGTAGGCGGGTTCCCGGTGACGACCTGATGAGTGCGTTGGTGGCCGCGCACGATGATGATCGGCTCTCCGAGCAGGAGTTGCGGCAGACGGGGATCACGTTGCTGGTCGGCGGGCATGAGTCGACGGCGAGTCAGTTCGCCAGTTCGGTGTACCTGTTGTTGTCGCGGCCGGAGCGGTGGGCGTTGCTGCGGGAGCGTCCGGAGTTGGTGCCTTCTGCGGTGGAGGAGTTGCTGCGGTTCATTCCGTTGGGCTCCGGTGGTGCCTTCGCGCGGTATGCCGTCGAGGATGTGCAGCTGGGTGAGGTGCTGGTGCGGGCGGGTGAGGCGGTGGTGGCCAGTACCAATTCGGC
The Actinoalloteichus fjordicus DNA segment above includes these coding regions:
- a CDS encoding cytochrome P450, translated to MTTVGTCPYPFGDPVRLDVHPSYARSRAEQPAMRVRLPYGDECWLVTRYSDVKTVLSDSRFSRARAAGREDTPRVTPEAAPAGSILSMDPPEHSRLRRMIARGFTARRVREFRPRTQEIVDGLLDEIERVGPPADLVERLALPLPVSVISQMLGVPPAEHHRFRDFSAMVLSTTAFTREEVVAARAGLEEYLGELAEQRRRVPGDDLMSALVAAHDDDRLSEQELRQTGITLLVGGHESTASQFASSVYLLLSRPERWALLRERPELVPSAVEELLRFIPLGSGGAFARYAVEDVQLGEVLVRAGEAVVASTNSANRDDRVFADPDEFDLTREHNPHLAFGGGVHVCLGAQLARGELQVALESLLTRFPDLRLTTPAEEVPWKEGTLLRSPRELPVTW
- a CDS encoding alpha-hydroxy acid oxidase, which codes for MTGHSDRAVDLADLERLAAALLPAEVRDFIAGGSGTERTLAANRTALDATYVVPRMLAGVEAAATRTSLVDTVAALPLAVAPMAYQRLVHPDGELAAARAAAAAGVPFTVSTLSSRTVEDIAGTDAALWFQLYWLRDRGVVTELVARAEAAGCSALVVTVDVPVMGRRLRDVRNGFALPSSVQAAHLAPGPSGAHDRRAGGSAVADHTGTAFDPTLGWHDLEWLRARTRLPLVVKGVLDPRDAVRCVDLGAAAVVVSNHGGRQLDGALPTALALPRVVEAVGATAEVLVDGGIRSGVDVLRVLALGASGALIGRPILWGLAVDGEHGVARVLRLLGVELEQALLLAGCVDVAAARDLTTHLDSCLP
- a CDS encoding AfsR/SARP family transcriptional regulator; the encoded protein is MTEMVDFRLLGPLEVLVRGDQVPIGGPRQRVVLTMLLLNAGRVVSVDSLVETVWGTRPPSSSRTQVAICVSALRKTFRERGVERKLIETAAPGYVLRPEGHRMDTLVFEELVAEARARRGRLAEAVRCYDAALALRRGPVLSNVTGAVPEHAATQWEESLLAAYEEQVELRLQLGEHRLLVAGLVDAVDRHPLRDRLHGLLMTAQYQSGQRVAALETFVRWRRRSIEELGLEPSVELRRLHERILLDEGGPVVDRPPAQLPAATQAFTGRAESLAALDGLAARGGRGGAPPLGLLVGGVGVGKTALAVWWGARNADLFPDGQLFVDLSGHDPRRAPVDPHTALTYLLHALGVPPERVPSPAERPALFRTLVADRRMLLVLDDARDAAQVWPLVPNSPTCQVLVTSRSTLRELVARCGTVPLRLGGLRQDEAVQLVRGIVGAARVGRDPEAVSQLVELCGRLPGALSAAAARLAGKPHWDVPRMVRELRRPAGRLTGFGGGGQRLHDGLASSARRLDPVAAHLYQALGGLPAPELTSWTAEALLGCSAPDADDVLERLVDAHLLEPAVSGADGEARYRLPSLPHAYAAELATAPPPAQAGGSVSGREASSGLRRPATADVT